One Curtobacterium sp. MCLR17_032 genomic window carries:
- the ppgK gene encoding polyphosphate--glucose phosphotransferase translates to MTSLAVGVDIGGTGIKGAIVDTATGELTTDRIKKATPEGGKPHDIVEVAKSILDDLSPASDVAVGVCFPAIVRDGKTMSAANVSKKWIGFEAEALFEKELGRSIHFVNDADAAGFAEQQFGAAKGRDGLVIMTTLGTGIGTALINDGVLIVNAELGHLEIEGVDYETKASFAAKERDDLTWKHWAKRLQKYYSRLEALLSPELFVVGGGVSKQYEEFLPLLDLQAEIIPATLRNNAGIIGAATLAARSSR, encoded by the coding sequence ATGACCTCACTCGCAGTCGGCGTCGACATCGGCGGAACAGGCATCAAGGGCGCGATCGTCGACACGGCGACCGGCGAACTCACCACCGACCGGATCAAGAAGGCGACGCCCGAGGGTGGCAAGCCGCACGACATCGTCGAGGTCGCCAAGTCGATCCTGGACGACCTGTCCCCCGCGTCGGACGTCGCGGTGGGTGTCTGCTTCCCGGCGATCGTGCGCGACGGCAAGACCATGTCGGCCGCGAACGTGTCGAAGAAGTGGATCGGCTTCGAGGCCGAGGCGCTCTTCGAGAAGGAGCTCGGCCGCTCCATCCACTTCGTCAACGACGCCGACGCCGCCGGGTTCGCCGAGCAGCAGTTCGGTGCCGCCAAGGGCCGCGACGGACTCGTCATCATGACGACACTCGGCACCGGCATCGGCACGGCGCTCATCAACGACGGCGTGCTCATCGTGAACGCGGAGCTCGGCCACCTGGAGATCGAGGGCGTCGACTACGAGACGAAGGCGTCCTTCGCGGCCAAGGAGCGGGACGACCTGACCTGGAAGCACTGGGCGAAGCGCCTGCAGAAGTACTACTCCCGGCTCGAGGCGCTGCTGTCCCCGGAGCTCTTCGTCGTCGGCGGTGGCGTGTCGAAGCAGTACGAGGAGTTCCTGCCGCTGCTCGACCTGCAGGCGGAGATCATCCCCGCGACGCTCCGGAACAACGCGGGCATCATCGGCGCGGCGACCCTGGCGGCACGCAGCTCCCGCTGA
- a CDS encoding Nif3-like dinuclear metal center hexameric protein, whose translation MPTLRELQSAVESLWPAAGAESWDSVGLVSGDPDALVEHVHLAVDAVPDTAREAVAAGADLLLTHHPLLLRGVTTIDESTYKGSVLATLVRGGCALLAAHTNADVVTTGTSAVLADRIGLQDQRPLEPAADGVSGIGRVGVLAEPVPLGVLARRIVDVLPATATGVRVSGEYDRPVRTVALCAGAGDAYLGNAEVRAADVYVTSDLRHHPASEFREQAMVADGPALIDTSHWATEWLWLDVAAEQLRAATGVRVTVSDLRTDPWDFAVLPSAPNEGA comes from the coding sequence ATGCCGACGCTCCGAGAACTGCAGTCCGCCGTCGAGTCCCTGTGGCCGGCGGCCGGCGCGGAGTCCTGGGACTCCGTCGGCCTCGTCTCCGGCGACCCGGACGCCCTGGTCGAGCACGTCCACCTGGCCGTCGACGCCGTGCCGGACACCGCCCGCGAAGCCGTGGCAGCCGGGGCGGACCTGCTCCTGACGCACCACCCGCTGCTGCTCCGGGGTGTGACCACGATCGACGAGTCCACCTACAAGGGCTCCGTCCTCGCCACCCTCGTCCGTGGCGGATGTGCACTCCTCGCCGCGCACACCAACGCCGACGTCGTGACCACCGGCACCTCCGCCGTCCTCGCCGACCGGATCGGACTGCAGGACCAGCGTCCCCTCGAGCCCGCGGCCGACGGCGTGAGCGGGATCGGCCGGGTCGGTGTGCTCGCCGAACCGGTGCCCCTCGGCGTGCTCGCCCGACGGATCGTCGACGTCCTGCCCGCCACCGCGACCGGGGTCCGCGTGTCGGGGGAGTACGACCGACCCGTCCGCACGGTCGCCCTGTGCGCCGGCGCGGGCGACGCGTACCTCGGCAACGCCGAGGTCCGGGCCGCCGACGTCTACGTCACGAGCGACCTGCGGCACCACCCCGCCTCGGAGTTCCGTGAGCAGGCGATGGTGGCCGACGGCCCCGCGCTGATCGACACCTCGCACTGGGCGACCGAGTGGCTGTGGCTCGACGTCGCCGCCGAGCAGCTCCGCGCCGCCACCGGGGTCCGCGTCACCGTGAGCGACCTCCGAACCGACCCGTGGGACTTCGCCGTCCTGCCATCCGCACCCAACGAAGGAGCCTGA